One Cricetulus griseus strain 17A/GY chromosome 5, alternate assembly CriGri-PICRH-1.0, whole genome shotgun sequence genomic window carries:
- the Fam71a gene encoding protein FAM71A, protein MTMTSDSLLPYYTAQSGSGVGMFNTAMGKLQRQLYKGEYDIFKYAPIFESDFIQITKRGEVIDVHNRVRMVTVGIACTSPILPLPDVMLLARPAPGCEDFPGRSQTTKGKSRKAAKTLELTRLLPLKFVRISVHNREKQQLRLKFATGRSCYLQLCPPLEGRDDLFAYWEKLIYLLRPPVDSNSSTYAIPAEDMVCMPLLEEDDKTSIAAAEFQGKGDPDQVSVRSLPVVTDVSGISSAAFAGGEGIHHDSHKPTSLPSVSTPKANPKDLAKEPSTETTAASVGSLVGALSLAGPRSVSSGQTNADIAGGAAMGARGSKSHLAIASTGKMSPKSVKAALVGTASKSLEYISSASSSVSRKDSMTMAIVRLEPTSKSVEETATDPALTLPSESHTTEQTRQPKAPEANTEANKERRERRERRAKDRAGSSRSSRQQRTGESRRKAAGEKVVRKSTSRRSARADKKEKGTLRGSKRNRSHKGVSHVPITKESRSSHKSARTLSTASSASTSKRVGRISLFLRNIRANLAAKGLASQRGQDTDIVAKTLETTNVEAIMETESGQGLDIIGSVTSEVMETVIFEAP, encoded by the coding sequence ATGACCATGACGTCTGACTCTCTGTTACCGTATTACACAGCCCAGAGTGGCTCCGGAGTCGGCATGTTCAACACCGCCATGGGGAAACTACAACGGCAACTGTACAAAGGAGAGTATGACATATTCAAGTATGCTCCAATATTTGAGAGTGACTTCATCCAGATCACCAAACGGGGAGAAGTGATCGATGTGCACAACCGTGTCCGCATGGTGACCGTGGGCATTGCGTGCACCAGCcccatccttcctctccctgacGTCATGCTCCTGGCCCGGCCAGCCCCCGGCTGTGAAGACTTTCCGGGACGCAGCCAGACCACCAAGGGCAAAAGCCGCAAGGCTGCGAAGACCTTGGAGCTCACTAGGCTCCTTCCTTTGAAGTTTGTAAGGATCTCTGTTCACAACCGTGAGAAACAGCAACTGCGCCTCAAGTTCGCTACCGGCCGTTCTTGCTACCTGCAGTTGTGCCCCCCTCTTGAGGGCCGGGATGACCTCTTTGCCTACTGGGAAAAATTGATCTACCTCCTGAGACCACCTGTGGACAGTAACAGCAGTACCTACGCCATCCCAGCAGAGGACATGGTGTGCATGCCTCTGCTGGAGGAAGACGACAAGACAAGTATAGCAGCAGCCGAGTTCCAAGGAAAAGGGGACCCAGACCAGGTCAGTGTCAGAAGCCTCCCCGTGGTCACAGACGTGAGTGGGATCAGCTCGGCTGCTTTTGCTGGTGGTGAGGGAATCCATCATGACTCTCATAAACCCACCTCTTTGCCCAGTGTATCTACCCCCAAAGCAAACCCAAAAGACCTTGCCAAAGAGCCATCAACAGAGACAACAGCAGCGTCAGTGGGTAGCCTAGTGGGCGCTTTGAGCTTGGCAGGACCCAGGTCTGTGAGTTCTGGACAGACAAATGCAGACATAGCAGGGGGCGCTGCCATGGGTGCAAGAGGAAGCAAAAGCCATTTGGCCATTGCAAGCACTGGCAAGATGTCCCCGAAAAGCGTGAAGGCTGCCTTGGTAGGGACAGCCAGCAAGTCTCTGGAGTATATTTCCAGTGCATCCTCCAGCGTCTCCCGAAAAGATAGCATGACTATGGCAATTGTAAGACTAGAACCTACTAGCAAGTCTGTTGAAGAAACAGCAACTGATCCAGCCTTGACCTTGCCGAGTGAAAGCCACACAACAGAACAGACAAGACAGCCGAAAGCCCCCGAGGCCAACACGGAAGCCAATAAGGAAAGGCGGGAAAGAAGGGAGCGGAGGGCAAAAGACAGGGCTGGCAGCAGCAGGAGTTCCCGCCAGCAGAGGACAGGAGAAAGTCGCCGCAAGGCAGCTGGGGAAAAGGTGGTTCGAAAATCAACCAGCCGCAGATCTGCTCGGGCCGACAAGAAGGAAAAAGGCACCCTTAGAGGCAGCAAGCGCAACAGGTCTCACAAAGGGGTCAGCCATGTCCCCATCACGAAGGAGTCCCGGAGCTCCCACAAATCAGCCAGGACCCTCTCCACCGCCAGCTCTGCGTCTACGAGCAAGAGGGTTGGCAGAATCAGCTTGTTCCTGAGGAACATCAGAGCCAACCTGGCTGCAAAAGGCCTGGCATCACAGCGTGGCCAAGACACGGACATCGTGGCCAAGACACTGGAGACAACCAACGTGGAGGCCATCATGGAGACAGAGAGTGGCCAGGGCCTGGACATCATTGGTTCTGTGACATCCGAGGTCATGGAGACAGTGATCTTTGAGGCTCCTTAA